The genomic segment AGACCCAAGAACTCCTGTATGAGTTTTTCTGCCTGGGTAAGCTGCTCTGCAATGAGCTTTACCACCGTGCGATTGCCCAAAAGTTGTGCGCTTTTCGCCATGGTTGCCACCATGGTCATGTCGTTTACCCCGGCTGCCGAAACTGGAACAATGCCACCTTGACGAACCACATCACTTGTTTTCATGCTTTATTCCGATCACATCACACACCACATGGGTGCGTATTATTTCAGTCTTGTTTTTCCTGTAATGTGCGGCCTGCGTACACAAACTCGCACATACGTATTCCTTCTGACCACGCGATTGGGCCAACATCGTTCAGTGCAATGTCATGGCCGTCGCGGCTGAAAGTCAGCCGATACAGCACTGCTTCATCGAGGGGATCCCACGCGTCCACATCAAGCATGGCTACTGTTTCAATTCCGTCTTCCATCACTGTCAAAGACACAGTGTTGAGCGTGGCGGCAAACCCGCCGCCTCGGCTGCGCCCCACAAGACGGGAGGCTAAGGAATAAGTGGCGCCCTCGTATTTATGCACTGCTGCGTACAGGCCGTCATCGTCGCTGGGTTTAATGTAGAGATCGCGGAAGAGCTGATCCAATCCTTGGTTCACCCCGAGTTCCACGGCAAATTCGCGCCAATCATCAACATCGTCCATCACCGCTGGATGCGGAATGGTGATCACAGTTTCTTGCGAATACGGAATATCAACGGTTTCTCCATCAAGGTCAACCAACTGCAGTCCATGTTCTTTTGATGCAGCGCGCAGCAATCCGACAGTTCCATCGTCTGTGGATATAACAAGATCGTTAAGGTAGTACCGCCACGCAGGATCAATCCACACTGCAGCGATAACAGTGACAGGTACAGGGAGCCCTTTCAAAAACCACTCCCGTACCGTGTCAGCACACTGAACATCGTGCTGGTGCAGGTAGGACCGCAATGATTCGAGTTTTTCGTATGTCTCAGTTTTCTTTGCTTTCGGAGGTACGGTTTTTAACACGCGCCCTTTGGCGTTGCGGGCAATGATGGTGTCTCCGTTAATGCGGAAGCTGTAGTCACCGCCATCTACCCAGTGTTCTTCAACCTGCTCCTCCGCAGTTGTGCTACCTGATGGCGAGTCGTGTGTACTCATAATTGTGTCTCCAATGCTGGCGTGTTAAATCTTTCGAATATAGGCTGCTAAGGCCAGTGAGTGTGTGCTGCGCTGCGGCTCGTGGGTAAACTTTTCAAGCAGTGTTGCTGCGTAGGGTGCACCTAATTGTTCTAGGTGTACGGCGTCGCGTTGCGCTTCCGAAACTCGGCTGTTAATTGCTTGTGCCCCACCGAATACAACTCGATGAAGCCATGGCTCAACAATGTCGGAAATACCACGTTCAATTGGGTGGTCAAGGTCGAAGACACTGCCGGAATCTTTGTACGTGTTTGTCAAACTGGGGGGTGTAACTACATCTAGTCCTGGGAAGATCCGTCCGCCGTAGTCTTTTGGTAAAGAAAGCACTTCGTTCATGGGCCAGACACAGAGAACCATTCCATCACGTACAAGGCAGGTGAATACTAAGGTGTTCCCGTAGCTAAGGTGACGTTGACAAGCTTCGATAAAGTTGGGGAGTTCAGTTTTCTTCGCGGATACACTGAAGTTGAGTGTTACCGTACCTGCATTAGTGGTTTCCAGGACCACACCCTTTAACCCTATGCTGACAACGGTGCCCTCAATCAACGCTAAGCCATCTTTAAGTGGAATGGCTTTCACCATGTCCAGTGTCACGTCTTTCCCAAGAGCTGCCCGCACTCCCCTGCCGCTACCAATACGGCCGTCAGATGAGGAGCGTCCACCAGTGATCAGTAGCGTTTTACGCGCTAGCTGTGCATGATTGCAGTGGAGATCACCCAATCGCAGTGATCCATGCCAAATTCCGGCAACATCGCTGGCCTGTCCTGGAGGGGTTTTGGTGACTGAGTACAGATCACCAGAGGTAGTTGCCAACGCAACCGTCACGCCCGCAAAACCCGAGGAAGCAACAATGGGCTCGGCGTACAAGGGCGTGAACATTCCCGCCCCGGCACCTGATTGCGTGTCCAGGGTGGTGTAGGCGCGACGGGCTTGCCCAATGGCTTCACGGTCGGCGGGATTGCGTTCTAGAAGGAAACAGGTAAATGCAACACGCAATGTGTTAATGGTCGCGTCATTGCGTCCAACGGGTTTACCTAACCGAATGCGCTGAGAGTTAGTTGCCAGTGCCGTAAGGGCACGCTCCAACCTGGGCAAACCAGTGACGCGAGCTTTTTGCACACAAGCAAGCAGCTGGGTGTGTCGAGCAATGCTGAGCTGCCCTAGTCCAAATTCGACAATATCGTCAATAACGTCCTTAACATTCGAAACCAGTTCCATAATGTCGGATGGTGACGGTAGTTCCTTCGCCCATGCTGCATCACTGCGCGGCACGGCGCTATTATCACTCGGATCTGCGTCAGAGGACTCACCAGCGTCAACAGCTTCAATGACATCACCCGAGTTTGCCGACGTCGCCTCGCCCACAGGTGACGCTACGCATACGGCCCCAATGTGTGCGCACTTGGGCGCAAGGAGACAGTCACAGTTCAGTGAGGCTTGACCATCCGCGTTGTCGATAAGCGTGACGGTCGCCTGTCCCATGGTGACACTCAGCCCATTATCGGTGTTGATTTCCCATTCACTGGTATCTGCAGCAAGCTTCTCCGCGCGTTTTTGCAAGCGCGGTGGCAGGAGCTCCAACGCAGCGGCTGCCACGGTGGGGTCGAGTGGTGGGAGTTCGGCGGTCATTGCAGTACCTCCCTCACCCATCGTGCGAGTTGCATAGGACTCACAGATGCGACGCGCATGCCAGCGGCGGCAACAGACTCGGCGATCCCAACGTTGTATGCGGCTTTACCTTCATCGTCCAGTGCTGCACATCCAATGAGTTTCACTCCCGAGTCAGCAAGATTGCGGATTGCCGTAGTCAAATTATTCACCGATCCCCATTCTTCAAAGTCGCTAATCAGCACCACAACTGTTTTACTGGGATTAGTTACCTTCGTTGCTGCAAAACGCACGCCCTGTGCAATGTTGGTGCCGCCGCCGACTTTGATCTCAAGAAGCAACTCCAGCGGATCTTCCACTGAGTCGGATAAATCAATGACGCTGGTATCAAATGTAATGAAACTAACCTTGAAAGTATCAACGCCCGCCAGAATCGCCGCTGTTATTGCTGCGTAAACAGTGGAGGGTTCCATGGACCCCGAGACGTCAACAAGCACGATAATGTGCCACGGTGACACATGCCGTTCTGGTGCGCGAAAAATTGGAGTAACCGGCACAATCTGCGCCCGTCCTTCGTGCGACACTACATTTTTCATGTTGCGGCGAATGGTCGCGGGTAAATCAATACGTGCGGTGCGTCGGCGGGTCGGTTTTGCTTGAGCAATACCTGCTAGCACCGGCGCGAGTTGCTGGGCCAAGACGCGCGACAGTTCTTCAACGATTTTGGCTACTAGTGGGCGCAGTTGGCGGAGACGAGATTCCGGCAGCGCGCCTTTCAGGTTCAATACTGTGGTGAGCAGTTCCACCGATGGTCGAACATCATCTGCATTCAGACTTGTAATAACATCTGGTCGACCTTTTTCTGCTGCTTGGCCGAAAATTTCTTGAATGTGGTCATCGCCAAACAGTGCCTGAATTTCATCAGCCCAATTACGTACTCCCAGCTG from the Corynebacterium durum genome contains:
- a CDS encoding DUF4132 domain-containing protein, which translates into the protein MSTHDSPSGSTTAEEQVEEHWVDGGDYSFRINGDTIIARNAKGRVLKTVPPKAKKTETYEKLESLRSYLHQHDVQCADTVREWFLKGLPVPVTVIAAVWIDPAWRYYLNDLVISTDDGTVGLLRAASKEHGLQLVDLDGETVDIPYSQETVITIPHPAVMDDVDDWREFAVELGVNQGLDQLFRDLYIKPSDDDGLYAAVHKYEGATYSLASRLVGRSRGGGFAATLNTVSLTVMEDGIETVAMLDVDAWDPLDEAVLYRLTFSRDGHDIALNDVGPIAWSEGIRMCEFVYAGRTLQEKQD